In one window of Oceanococcus sp. HetDA_MAG_MS8 DNA:
- a CDS encoding DUF3307 domain-containing protein, with product MLPRTGHLGINRPAGLSPNSFAAILLAYIEQWGVMLEVAFWLLVGHAMGDFGLQSDWMARFKSRHNADNRIPSKRPDLIWIHVLGSHCLIHGGAVALATGSVILGALETLAHFAIDYGKSEGWYGFHVDQCLHLACKALWLALLFSAPTSIIA from the coding sequence GTGTTGCCAAGGACTGGCCATCTCGGCATCAACAGACCGGCAGGCTTGAGCCCCAACAGCTTTGCTGCCATTCTTCTTGCCTACATTGAACAGTGGGGAGTCATGCTCGAAGTTGCGTTCTGGTTGCTTGTTGGCCACGCCATGGGCGATTTTGGCTTGCAGTCGGACTGGATGGCGCGCTTCAAAAGCCGGCACAACGCCGACAACCGCATCCCTTCCAAACGCCCCGACCTCATATGGATTCACGTGCTGGGGAGCCACTGCCTCATCCACGGCGGTGCGGTTGCCCTGGCCACGGGAAGTGTCATCCTCGGCGCTTTAGAAACGCTGGCGCACTTCGCGATTGATTACGGCAAAAGTGAAGGCTGGTATGGCTTCCATGTGGACCAATGCCTCCATTTAGCCTGCAAAGCACTGTGGTTAGCCCTCTTGTTCTCCGCCCCAACTAGCATTATCGCGTGA
- a CDS encoding AAA family ATPase translates to MNAEPSNIALTQVCLSCRGQNPEVARYCMHCGQSLELSQPASPEAAARGAGLRGENRVVTVMFVDIVGSTALARALGAEAWHSLLGEFFAQAAAVVEGAGGSINQYTGDGFMALFGAPAALEDHALQAALAALQLRERMRGLASKVRDGYSQNWALRTGLNSGPVVVGAIADDWRRDYTAQGDTVHLAARMEQLAAPNGILLAERTAALLRGRLPLRAGDALRPKGMDGVIRSFELHEDAVEPASASSVDAAAQQAAPLIGRHDVLEQVRRQQQRLRQNSKHAAILWLDGEAGLGKSRIGKELWREWQELPQRPWLRLRCASVSQADARPLAPIRHMLLSWLGVDTRSATDSARQVVAATIALEYPQLAEMLPLLLDFLGLSDDPAADDGREQKLAQLPHHLCQALTGRKLLLWVDDWHALDADSRHFLQHWLMELKDCGGGVAFVGSRPGHRPDWLVGEGFHVQTLAALPVAHMRSLLAALVAPWANYSAYGRTLLAKAEGNPLFLCEAVAHAVQQGRMRGPMGRRVWCSGVQDWELPDSVQALLASRLESAGRWAAELLSMAALIGRDFSEAWLAIVAEHSEQDLQQPLRDLAVAGLLQARQPGYWRFSQALLQEVAAQRLLQGQRNQYLQRLAAALQEQLKQGSLDEAVWAQVAGFWAAAQCWESAVEASLAAGNYWMRQRLSEGLRWYRQALQWTHQLSASNRQGELEQSALFALLQSTSLGGAETTNIQQWMQRAQHLTEVQNMPLRAAELHIIRSTHLLNAGATRQAYRLIRQAAEVALSQAEGGQELIARFRVPILFAHFLRGDIRGGLNLFDQQDDGAWRAGEPHADNYLSRGFYALLMAAAGKPREAISELERVHQFASEQMTPVSWIAGNLVELYIQSGQHDRHPDLATEAMNIAQDFGSPLFLAVALRAQSLSLLALNRAHDAWELLAQHASLLRQSGPAQVYAAAMFDARAQVAFAVGAEDEAQESLQQAWASARRRGELYWQAKVMMTRLRLATQLDPKLHRRALRLIRRTGAIQLDPEQSKPAAIEQLPLNSEPSASRSQSLAST, encoded by the coding sequence GTGAATGCCGAGCCGTCCAACATAGCACTCACACAGGTGTGTTTAAGTTGTCGTGGCCAGAACCCAGAGGTCGCTCGCTATTGCATGCATTGCGGTCAGAGCCTAGAGCTTTCACAGCCGGCCTCGCCGGAGGCTGCTGCCCGCGGTGCTGGGCTGCGCGGCGAGAACCGGGTTGTCACCGTTATGTTTGTGGATATCGTCGGGTCGACGGCCCTGGCGCGTGCTTTGGGGGCCGAAGCTTGGCATAGCTTGCTCGGTGAGTTCTTTGCACAAGCTGCAGCGGTGGTAGAGGGTGCTGGTGGCAGCATTAATCAATACACCGGCGATGGTTTCATGGCCTTGTTTGGTGCACCTGCAGCCCTGGAGGATCACGCTCTGCAGGCAGCGCTAGCGGCGCTGCAGTTGAGGGAGCGTATGCGTGGTTTAGCGAGCAAGGTGCGCGATGGGTATTCCCAGAACTGGGCTCTGCGTACCGGGCTCAATTCCGGACCAGTGGTGGTGGGCGCTATTGCTGATGATTGGCGTCGTGATTACACCGCCCAGGGGGACACCGTACATTTGGCGGCGCGGATGGAGCAATTGGCCGCCCCGAACGGCATATTGCTGGCCGAGCGAACGGCCGCATTACTGCGTGGGCGCTTGCCACTCCGTGCCGGAGACGCCCTGCGGCCCAAAGGCATGGACGGAGTCATCCGTAGCTTCGAACTGCACGAGGATGCGGTGGAGCCTGCGTCGGCCTCCAGCGTGGACGCAGCTGCGCAGCAGGCTGCTCCCCTTATTGGTCGTCACGATGTCCTGGAACAAGTACGCAGACAGCAGCAACGGTTACGGCAAAACTCCAAGCACGCGGCCATTCTTTGGCTAGATGGTGAAGCCGGCTTGGGCAAAAGCCGAATAGGCAAAGAGCTCTGGCGAGAATGGCAAGAATTGCCGCAGCGTCCATGGCTGCGATTACGCTGTGCTTCCGTCTCGCAAGCCGATGCTCGGCCCTTGGCACCAATCCGTCACATGTTGCTGAGTTGGCTGGGCGTTGATACTCGCTCGGCCACTGACTCCGCCCGGCAGGTCGTGGCCGCCACCATTGCTTTGGAGTATCCCCAACTCGCCGAGATGCTGCCGCTGCTGCTGGATTTTTTGGGTTTAAGCGACGACCCCGCCGCAGATGATGGTCGCGAACAAAAGCTGGCGCAGCTGCCGCACCATCTTTGTCAGGCCCTGACTGGGCGTAAGCTACTGCTCTGGGTGGACGACTGGCATGCTTTAGACGCGGACAGTCGCCACTTCTTGCAGCATTGGTTGATGGAGCTAAAGGACTGCGGCGGCGGTGTGGCTTTTGTGGGTAGTCGCCCTGGCCATCGTCCAGACTGGCTCGTTGGCGAGGGCTTCCACGTCCAAACCTTAGCTGCGCTCCCGGTTGCACATATGCGGAGCTTGTTGGCAGCGCTGGTTGCGCCCTGGGCGAACTACAGCGCCTATGGGCGAACTCTGCTGGCCAAAGCCGAGGGCAACCCCCTGTTCTTATGTGAAGCTGTCGCGCATGCCGTACAGCAAGGCCGGATGCGTGGGCCAATGGGCCGGCGCGTATGGTGCTCTGGGGTCCAGGATTGGGAGTTGCCTGACTCGGTACAAGCGCTGCTTGCCAGTCGTCTGGAGTCAGCAGGGCGCTGGGCAGCCGAGCTATTGAGCATGGCGGCATTGATCGGGCGAGACTTCAGCGAGGCCTGGCTGGCGATCGTCGCCGAGCACTCCGAGCAGGATCTACAGCAGCCATTGCGGGATCTCGCTGTAGCCGGCCTGCTGCAAGCCCGCCAGCCTGGATACTGGCGCTTCAGTCAGGCCTTGTTGCAAGAGGTTGCTGCGCAGCGGCTCTTACAAGGTCAGCGGAACCAGTATCTGCAGCGCTTGGCCGCCGCCTTACAGGAGCAACTCAAGCAAGGATCTCTGGATGAAGCCGTATGGGCCCAAGTTGCTGGGTTCTGGGCCGCAGCGCAGTGTTGGGAATCTGCGGTCGAGGCCAGTCTAGCTGCTGGCAATTACTGGATGCGCCAGCGGCTCAGCGAAGGCCTGCGCTGGTATCGGCAGGCCCTGCAGTGGACACATCAGCTCAGTGCGAGCAATCGCCAAGGTGAATTGGAACAAAGCGCCTTGTTTGCTTTACTCCAATCCACGTCCTTAGGAGGGGCTGAGACCACAAACATTCAACAGTGGATGCAGCGGGCTCAGCATCTGACCGAGGTGCAGAACATGCCATTGCGTGCGGCAGAGCTGCACATTATTCGCAGTACGCATCTGCTGAACGCGGGGGCGACACGCCAGGCTTATCGGCTCATTCGGCAGGCCGCAGAGGTGGCGCTGAGCCAGGCCGAGGGGGGGCAGGAGCTCATCGCCCGCTTTCGCGTGCCCATACTCTTCGCGCACTTTCTGCGTGGAGATATTCGTGGCGGGCTTAATTTGTTTGACCAGCAGGACGATGGCGCCTGGCGAGCCGGGGAGCCGCATGCAGACAATTACCTCTCCCGAGGCTTTTATGCCTTGTTGATGGCGGCGGCCGGCAAGCCCCGCGAGGCCATTTCCGAACTGGAGCGTGTGCATCAATTCGCGTCGGAACAGATGACCCCGGTGAGTTGGATCGCCGGCAACCTCGTGGAGTTATACATCCAGTCGGGCCAGCATGATCGCCACCCCGATCTCGCCACGGAGGCGATGAATATTGCGCAGGACTTTGGTAGTCCCTTGTTCCTGGCGGTGGCATTGCGTGCGCAATCACTTTCTTTGCTGGCGTTGAATCGGGCCCACGATGCCTGGGAATTGCTCGCCCAGCATGCCTCGTTATTGCGGCAGTCGGGGCCGGCGCAGGTCTATGCTGCAGCGATGTTTGATGCGCGTGCCCAGGTGGCTTTTGCGGTAGGGGCTGAAGATGAGGCGCAGGAGTCCCTGCAGCAGGCCTGGGCTTCGGCGCGGCGACGTGGCGAGCTGTATTGGCAGGCCAAGGTGATGATGACTCGGCTGCGCTTGGCCACTCAGCTAGACCCCAAGTTGCACCGGCGCGCTTTGCGATTAATCCGTAGAACAGGAGCAATACAGCTTGATCCTGAACAATCCAAGCCTGCAGCCATAGAGCAGTTGCCATTGAATTCTGAACCATCAGCTTCGCGCTCCCAGTCCCTGGCCTCGACTTGA
- a CDS encoding outer membrane lipoprotein-sorting protein produces the protein MRRGVRWLWVAVGMLVVGFAPARSLQELQDCMRANLPSQSLVQEVRLVAHDRSGARELQAHVYGMKLDQEVAVMLRILAPSDMSGSRYLVISGPERDAMYLYLPALNRTRRIGGSMAGQSLWGTDFSYEDVKLLRGLLTHGSAQLEAEVEWQQRPAQRVRIRPSSEESSQYQQVDLTVDDATCVIVHGDFADAAGPVKELRVAQADDLQEVGGQWWARRVELHSLREQTHSELYIQDYRMDPDLRSGLFDPRSFQRGR, from the coding sequence ATGAGGCGAGGAGTCCGCTGGCTTTGGGTCGCAGTGGGTATGTTGGTTGTAGGGTTTGCCCCTGCGCGTAGCTTGCAAGAACTGCAAGACTGCATGCGTGCGAACCTGCCGTCACAGTCATTGGTTCAGGAGGTGCGCCTGGTGGCGCATGACCGCTCTGGTGCGCGTGAACTACAGGCTCATGTGTATGGCATGAAGTTGGATCAGGAAGTCGCAGTGATGCTGCGGATCCTCGCCCCTTCAGATATGTCTGGCTCGCGCTACTTGGTCATTTCGGGCCCGGAGCGTGACGCTATGTATCTGTATCTGCCAGCGCTTAATCGTACGCGGCGTATTGGCGGGAGCATGGCGGGGCAGTCTTTATGGGGCACCGACTTCAGCTACGAAGATGTCAAGCTGTTGCGGGGCTTGCTCACGCACGGCAGTGCCCAGCTGGAGGCTGAGGTGGAGTGGCAGCAGCGTCCGGCGCAGCGTGTGCGTATCCGCCCCAGCTCCGAGGAGAGTAGTCAGTACCAACAGGTGGATCTCACCGTGGACGATGCCACCTGCGTCATCGTACATGGCGATTTCGCCGACGCGGCCGGCCCAGTCAAAGAGTTGCGTGTGGCGCAGGCTGACGATCTACAGGAGGTCGGTGGCCAATGGTGGGCGCGCCGGGTGGAGCTGCATAGTTTGCGCGAGCAAACGCATTCCGAGCTCTATATTCAGGATTACCGTATGGACCCGGATTTGCGCTCCGGGTTGTTTGACCCGCGCAGCTTCCAACGCGGGCGTTAA